AAGCGAGTTTTCTTTGTCTAAATTTGCCGTTGGTTCATCAGCTAAGATGATATCTGGATCCATAACAAGGGCTCTTGCTACGGCACATCTTTGCTTTTCACCCCCGCTTAGACTAGAGACTAGTTGCTCTTTTTTATGAGCTATATTTGCTAAGTTTAGGGCATTATCTATCTTAGTTAAAATTTCCGCCTTTTTTAATCCAAGTAAACTAAGTGGTGCCATAACATTTTGCTCAACGCTAAGCCCATCAATTAAGTTAAATGACTGAAATATAAAGCCAAGCTCCTTGTGGCGGATACTAGAACTCATGAAGTCTGGAAGTTTTGAGATATTTTGCCCGTTTATTAAAATTTCTCCACTACTTGGCTTACTAAGTCCTCCCATTAGCGATAAAAGCGTGCTTTTACCACTGCCGCTTACACCTTTTAATATGACTATCTCGCCGTCATTTATGCTTAAATTTATATCTTTTAACGCACAAAATTCATTTACCTTGCCTTGGTTGTAAATTTTAAAAAGATTGTTTATCTGTATCATTTTATTGCCTCGCTCATGTCACTTATGGCAACTCTCCACGCTGGAATGATGACAAATGCCAAAAACGGAACCACGCTAAACAAAAAGACCAAAAACAAAATATCAAAGTCAATCACAGGTGTAAAAGTGATGAAATTTTGTATATCGCCACCTAAAAATATCTCGCGCAGCAGCGGTGCATTAAATACAAAAACATAGGCATAAGCCAAAGCGCAACCTAATAAAAAGGCACTAAAGCTTACTATGAAATTTTGTATAAACTTAAGCGCTATAATATCCTTTATAGCATATCCTATGCTTCTAAGGACTGCCATCTCGCGCTTTTTCTCGCCATAGACTAGTGAAATTTGATTTTTTAAAAGTATAAAAAATGCCACCATCGCAACCACATAAAGCACCATAAAAACACCGCCTTTATAGTAGTAGATGTGCTTTAGGTCTGCCACGCTATCTTCAGCCGTATATGCAAATGTGTTTGGATAAAGGTTCATTATCTTTAGGGCAACTTCGCTGATCTCATTTTTATTTGCTACGCTTACAAAAATTTTAGTATATTCTGCATTATCAAGACTAAGCACCTCTCTAGCCGTATCTTCATGCATATAGATAGTATTGCTTGAGATGATGTTTGTTGAGTGAGGTGCGGTTTTGTTGATTTTGATTGGGATTAAATTTTCTTCAGTTAAAAAGTTAAAAACATCTTCATAGTAAAGCTCATTCATCGCAGCCTTTACACCTTCGCCTATAACCATCTCATCAGCCCCAAGTGCATTATCTGCAACGATATTAAACCAAATTCTCTTTTGTGCAAAATAATACCTACCATCAACAGCACCTATGGCATCGCTAACACCGCTTATTTGCTTAAAGTCATAGATATATCCATCATGCATCGTATCTCGCTTGCCGCCACGAAGCGCCTCTACAACTATATCAGGGCGTGTATTTATGCCATTTACTAAATCATACTGAATAGAATTTGATATAAAAAGCACAGAGCTTAGAACAAAAATGATAAAACTAAATATAAAAAAGCTAAAAGCATGGTCAGCTCGCTCTTTTTTTAGTAAAATAACTGCGTAGTTTATAAAATTTTTACCTATCATAGACAAATTTCCTATACTCATCACCAGCAAAGCTAAATGCAGGTCTGGCATCTTTTATCTTTGTTGCAAGAGCTGAAATTTCAGCTAGCTTACTAGCCCTATCAAAACTAGCATAGTGAGCAAAAATAAGCAAGTATATAACACCAAAAGATATTGCTAAAATGGTTAGAAATTTCATAGCCCAGTAAGCATCTGCTCGCTTATATCGCTAAATTTTAAAACCGCCTTACCAAAATGATCTTTAGCAAAATTTATCGCATCACTCTCTTTTTCAAAGGGCACAAGCTCATCACCCATAGGGCCATAAATGTTTGATCCGATAACAAAAAAGGCACTCTTAGCATCTATCTTATGAAGCTTATAATAATCGCTCACAAACACACGCTCAAATTTTTTACCATTTTTAAAATAGTATTTCATAAGATCTTTCACACCATCAAAGTACAAATTTTGGCTACCATCTTCTATCATCGCCGCCCAGTTTGGATTTTTAGCTACAAGCATGCCACATATAGGACACCTAGCGTCTGCTGGGACTTCTATTTTTTGTAATTTTTGAGCTATAGTTTTTGGTGCATCCCAGATATAAAGTGCGGCAGCGTTTATGCTTTGTTCATCTTGGTTTTTGCAAATTTTGGCTAATTTTTCTTTTAAAGCCTCAATGTTTTGAACGCCTCTTTTGCTTACTCTAGGGCAATTTTGCTTATAAAACTGCTCGCCTTTTTTATAAATTTGCTCCATATTTGCCGCCTCTTGTGGCAGCTCTTGCGCATAAAGTAAGCTGGCAAAAAGTACTAAAAAAAGACCAAATTTCATATTTAAACCTCGTTGTTATTTACTTATACCATCTAAAATTTTGGCATTTTCGCAAGCTTCAAGCAAGTTCATATCGCAAGCCTTTTTGAAAAACTCTTTTGCTTTTGCGTTATCAGCAGCAACACCCTTGCCTTCAGCATAAAGTATGGCTAGGTCGTTACATCCTCTGTTATTGCCAAGGTTACATGACTTTTCAAAATTCTCTTTTGCCTTTTTATAGTCGCGATCCGTGCCAAGACCGTTTGCATATAAAAGCCCAAGCGCATCACAACTAATGCCAACACCACCGCTGCAAGCTATGGTGTAGAAATTTTTAGATTTATTTAGATCTTGACTCTCGCCTATACCGTTTAAATATATATATCCAAGGTTATTACAACCCCACATATCTCCGTAATTACAAGACTTTGTATAAAGCTCAACTGCCTTTTTAGCATCTCTTGCTACCCCTGCACCATTAGCATACAAAAGTCCTAAAGATGCACAACCTTCATTATCTGCACACGCTTTTTCATAAAATTTCACAGCCATTGTGAAATTTTGATCCACTCCACGACCACTCTCATACATATGTGCTAAGTTATTGCAAGCTGACGCAAATTTGCCATCACAAGCTTTTTTGTAGTACTCTAACGCCTTTGCATAATCCTTTGTAACACCACCAGTACCCTCATCATAAGTCACGGCTAAGTTATAGCAGCCAGATGCTTTATGCTCCTCTTTGCAAGCCTTTTCGTAGATCTCGATTAGTTTCATATGATCACCACTCTCTTTAGCCTGCATACCATCTTTAATAAACCCTGCATTTGCCATACTGGCTAAAAATAGCGTTGCTAAAAGTAGCTTTTTGCTTGCTGCACCTAGAAATTTCACTTTGTTTGTATTCACATTTTCTCCTTAATTTATATCGTTTTTATATCTTTGCCCTTAAGTGCTAAAATACTTATAGACACGATAAATAAAACTAATGCGTAGATAAAATTTGGCACCTGAGGGGCTTGACCAGCTGCATAAGAGTGAAGCCCTGTAAGGTAAAAATTTACGCCAAAATATGTCATTATTATCGAGCCATAAGCAAAAACAGAAGCTACACAAAAAATATAAACTGAATTTAGTTTTGGCACAAATCTAAGATGTAAAACTATCGCATACACAAGGATAGAAACATAAGACCAAGTCTCTTTACTATCCCAGCCCCAGTAGCGACCCCAGCTCTCATTTGCCCAAATTCCACCAAAAAAGTTACCAACCGTAAGCATAGAAAGCCCAACTATCAAGCTTAGCTCGTTTATGGCTGTAATGTATCGGATTTGAGCATTTATGCGTTCGCTATTTTTGGTATTTTTTAAAACCATTAAAGTAAGCCCCATAAGCCCAAGCAAACATCCAAGCCCTAAAAATCCATAACTTGCCGTAATAATAGAAACATGTAGCGTTAGCCAGTATGACTTTAAGACTGGGACTAAATTTGTGATTTGAGGATTAACAAAACTTAAGTGAGCCACAAGCATTACGATAGCAGCTAGTAAACAAGAAGCTGATATAGTAAGTAGCGAACTTCTAAAAAAGACAAGTCCAGCAAGTATAGCTGACCAGCCTATATAAACCATGCTTTCATAGCTATCGCTCCAAGGTGCGTGCCCTGATACATACCAGCGAAGTGCAAGCCCTAAAGTATGAACTATAAAACCTAATAACAACAACACAAAAAGGCTCTTTTTTATAAATACAAATCTCTTGTGAGCCAAAATTTCGCTAAAACCTGCAAAAAGTGCAAAAAGACCTAAAAATAAGTAAAAATAGACTAAATTTTTAAATACTCCAAGCTTATTATAAAGCACCTCTGCTTTTACTCGCCCCTGCTCTGGCAAGATATGAGATGAGTTTTTTTGCTGATAGTTTTTTATCCCTTTTAGCGCGGCATCTGCCTTTTGCCACTCATTTTGAGATATACCTAAATTTAAGCCCGTCAAATAGTCATTTAATATGACTTTTATCTCTTTGCTGACACTTGGATTTGCAAAGGCTTCATTTGGAGAGAGCCACTTGTTTGTAGGGTCTCCTGAGATAGGGATAAACCTAAAAAATACACCTTTCATCGTAAGATAAGCGATATTTATACGCTCATCAAATTTTATAAGCTCATTTTCTAGCGTACCTCTCTTTGAAGCTGACTTTTCATTTGCCTCTTCAACCTCTTTATCTAGTTTATACCGTCCCTGCTCATCAAACATAAAGTTAAAGCTCACAAACTGCTCATCTTGGGATAAATTTAAAAGCTTTTTTATCTCATTATTTTTTACTTTTATGATCTTTAAGTCTTGCCAAAGCGTTGGGTCTATACTCATACCAAGCACAACTTGCTCAGGGCTTAGTCCAAAAAGTGAGTTTGTGCCAGCCATTTTACTGACTATCTCGCTAGCCTCAGTACTTATGGGCTTTATGCGCCCCATATAATCTTGCACTAAAAGTGTAGAAAATTCACCATTTGCATGATTTGCTGTATTTTGCCTGAAATTTTGTATATCATTTTCAGAGGCATTTGTAGGTAAATTAGCAAAAACTAGCAAGGCAAAGACAAGAACTAGCTGGCTATTTTTTACAAATTTACTTAACTTTAAAAAACGGCTATGCGGTGTAAAAAAGTTTGCAACAAATCCCACGCAAAGCAAGAAGTAGCCGATATAGGTTGGAATTTTACCTGGATCACGGTTAACCTCTAAAACCGTTCCCCTCTCATCTTTATCATAAGATGACTGAAAGAGTTTATATCCTTGAAAAGTTAGCGGATTGTTCATAAACACGACAAAATCCATAACTTTTAAGCCGTCCCTTTCAACTTCAATGGCACTTGCATAAGATGACGGACTTTGCGAGCCTGGATAGCGTTCAAGCATGAAGTCATTTAGCCTGATAGAAAATGGCAAATTTATAATCTTTGAGCCCCAAGCTATGAGAATTTGCTTGCCATTTTGCTCTATAACCTTTGGCTCACTAACCCAGCCTACACCACCTTTTATGCTTATATCTTGCATATTTGTATCATTAAAGCCAACTTTTAGATTTAACACTCCGCGCTTACCTTTTGGTGAGGGCTCGTATGAGTGAAATTTTACTTTTAATGTGTTACCGTCTATTGGCTGAGCGATCTCAAAGCTATTATCACCTATTTGAGCTAGCTTAAGGTAGTGTTCGTAAATTTTGCCATCTGCTTCTATCTGTAAATATGGCTTTACGCTTATCATCTCATTTGAAACCTCATGCTCTCTAACATGTAAAACGCCCTCTTCGCCCATATATCTAGTCATAAAAGCTCCAATAGCTATAACAATAAAGGCAAAATGAACTACAAATGCGCCAAAGCGACGCCACATCTTTGTGCGAAATATAATCCCAAAAAGACTAACGATAAGCAAAAGCATTACGGCTTCATACCAAAGCGCTTCATAGACAAAAATTTGTGCTGTAGCTGTGTCGTAGATACTCTCTAAAAAGGTAGCGACACCAGCCGCCACCGCAAGAGCTAGAAGTAAGAGGAGAACAAATTTATAAGAAAAAAATAACTTTACCATGCTCCCCTCAAAAATTTTTACAATATACTATATGTCTGTCCTGCGTATAAGATAAACATACGAAGCATAAGCACGCCCACAATACTAGCTAATGCACTTACATAAAATGCAAGGCGTGTATGCGCAAAAGTCTTGCCTAGACAGAAATTTAAAACCAACGGCAAGCCAAAACCAACACCCATAACTCCTATCCAAAACATTTTAGCATAAAATCCATCAAAAAATGCAACACTTGCTGCTTTTTGCACATCGCTACCGATGATAAGTGACACAAATAGCATACTTATAAGCAAAATTTCAGCTACAAGCACTGGCCACTCGATAGTATGAAGTGTTTTCATATCTGATGAGTGTGTATCCTCGCCAAAAAATAGTGCAGCTATTATACTAGAGCCAGCGATTCCTGCGCTTAGACCAGATGCAACAAAAAGTGCTGGAAGCACAGCTGTATTTAGTATAGGAAATCTTACTAAAACAGAAATCAAAAAGCCAGTATAAGCACAAATCGCAACCGCAAAAATAAGTGTAAGCACGAAAACTAGCGGGCGGATGGCATTTACTATAGCCATGATAAATTTAATAAGTCCAGAAAAAATTCCAAATCCCAAAAGCTCTTTTTCAAAAGCATAAAGACACATCACAAAGCTTAGCGGTATGTAGATACAAAGTGCTGCAACACCGATAGACATAACTGAGTTAAAGTTATAATTTATTAAAATTTTCCAAAACAGCAAAGGTCTGTCAAGATCTGCAACAAGGCAAACCATACCAAGCAATATAGTAACTAGCGAAAGCAAGCTAGCGCCTTTAAATAACGGTGTTATCTCGCATTGTTTTTTATAATACCTTATCAAGATAGCAACTATAAGTGCTCCACCACTCATACCAGCCAAAAGCAAATATACAGCGATAGGCCAGTGCCATACGACAGCTCCGTGTGAAAAAGTTTCAGTGAAATTTATAGCACCATTCATATCACACCCCCATCTTTATAGCAGGTATATAGCGCAGACTTGGCTTTGTGCCACATTCTGGACGCATTCTTAGACTATCTTTTATGCGAAGTAGCTTGCTAATTTGCGACTCTTCATCATTAACATCACCAAATACTAAAGCATCGTACCTACAAGACTCAACGCACGCTGGCTGCTCGCCCTTTTCTATCTTAGTATCTAGGCAGAAGTTACAGCTTTCTGCGGCTTTTGTTTCGTGATTTATAAATCTTACATCATAAGGACAAGCTACGATGCAGTATTTACAGGCGATACAATCATCAGTCTTCATTGTAACTATGCCAGTTTTTTCATCTTTGCAACAGGCGTTTGTTGGACAGACATTTACGCAAGGTGCGTCTTCGCACTGCTGGCAAGAAATTCTGACAAATCTCTTATCCATGCGGTTTTGCGGATCTGTTTTATCCTGCACAAAAAGCCTCATTTGACCTTTTGGTACGATGTTTGTTTTCACGCACGCAACTTCGCAGTCAGTGCAACCTACGCATTTGTTTTGATCAAATATCATACCAAAATGCGGTTTTTTCTCTACCTTAGGCTCTTGTGTGCCTTTTTTTGGCTCACTTGGAGTTGCCGCCGCCATTGCAACTGCCCCAACACCAACGGAGCCAAGAGCGATGTATCTTATAAACGCTCTTCGTTGATTTTTATTGTCCATATGACCTCTCCTCCACTTTCATGTAGAAAGATTTATTTTACACCGTGAAAACTCTTAACTTCTTCAGCACTCATTTTTTTAGCTTCTTCAACTAATTCACCAGGCTTGAAAATTTTAAGAAGTTCTGTTTCAAATACAACAGCCGAACCACCAGGTATAACTTCAACACCGTTATCTCCATAGGCTAGTTCGCTAGGTATTACAAATTTATACTTTGAGCCAACACTCATAAGTCTTAAACCCTCGCTTAAACCCTCAATGATATTTATAAGCGATAAATGCGATGCTTTGCCGGCTTTATAAGTATCTTCAAAAACTTCTCCATTTGGTAAATATGCCTTATAATTTACCAAAACTATACTCTCAGGCTTTGGCTTATCGCCTTTAGCGTCTTTTAAAATTTCATACTGCAAGCCACTTTTTGTGGTTTTTACTTTTGAATTTTTTGCATTTTTCTCTAAAAATTCTTTTGACTCTTTTTTGTTTTTAGCTAGCTCTGCCTTTTGCAAATCTTGCGCTGCCTTATTTAACGCCTCTGCTCTGTCATTTAGTAGCGTTATAACTTGGTCATTCGTAAGCTTTGTCTGGTTTTTTATAGCGTCTAAGAAGCCTTGTACTACGATTTCTGTATCAGTTTGAACGCCAAGAGCTTTATGGTTATTTATCTGTTTTAAAAGATAACCACCGGTTGAAGCGCCTAAACTATAAGCCTCTTTTTGTTCTTTCGTGCTTAGCTCAGCACCAAAAACACAGCTTGCTAAAAATGATATTGCGATAAAACTATTTAAAATTCTCATCTTGTCCCTACCTTAAAGTTAAATTTTGGGGGCTAGTTAAAGCCCCCGTGTGTCATTAAATTTTACTATTCAAAATTCTTTGAGCTTCTTCTACATAACCTTTAGCAGCATCAAGTCTTTGTTTAGTATATTTAAAGCCGTGCATACCCCATGAGCCATCTTTTTCAAGTAGATCAACAGTGTCTTGAGCTTTTTCGATCAACTCATAAACTCTTGACTTTTTAGTTGCGTCAAGTTTAGTTGTTTCAAGGATCTTATACATTCCCTCGATACCAATCTTAACTTGAGTATAGCCATTTTTGATTGGAGTTTGCCATCCCATAACCTCTTCATAAGCTTGTTTTTGAGACTTAAAGTGTAGTGTCTCTTTTAGCTCAGATAGTACTGGGCTGTGGCAGCCTTTGTTCTCAACCATATCAAGATCCGCCCAAGATGTTCTTGCGCAAGCCCACATAAGGTCTACGAAGTTTCTACCATCTTCATTTCTTTGGAAGTGCCAATCTTTACCATCTCTTGGAGATTTTGAAGCATCGCCAGCTTTCATAGATTTTCTATCAGCACTTACATCGATTTTCCAGATGTGTGAGCGGCGTTGTGTATCAAAGCCTGCTTGATCTTGGAACTGAATAGCATAGAAATTCTCGCAGCTCATCATAAATGGCATGTGGCAAGATGCACATGAGTTATCTTTATGTGTGTCTGCTCTTTGAGCTATATAAGCTTGTTCTTGGTGACAATCAGCACAAGTTTTTCTAATTTTTGGCTTAGTATAGAATGAACTTAGATAAGCTTGCTCTGAGTTGTAGTTTAGACCTTTAACATTTTTATCGCCAGTTACTAAACCTGTGTTATCGTGTGGATCGTGGCAAGTAACACATCTCATGCCTTTTTCATAGTGAGCAGTGAAATATGACTGTGAGCCCTCAGAACCACATCCTGGTCCCATTGATTTAAATTTAGAGCTTAGCGCTAGATCTGGAGCGATCTTGCCAAGTGGGTGAGCCTTATAAAGGTCTGGACTCCAGTTAAATCTTTGGTGACAGCGTTCGCAGTTTGAAATTCTAAAGTTTGTAGCACCATCAAGGTGACCACCAGCGCCGTGGCACTCCTCACAGCTTACACCTTTTGAGATAGTGTGTTTTCTAAGCTCGTTTGGATTACCAAGTGCAGCATAAAACTCTTCTTTTGTT
The genomic region above belongs to Campylobacter suis and contains:
- a CDS encoding ABC transporter ATP-binding protein; the encoded protein is MIQINNLFKIYNQGKVNEFCALKDINLSINDGEIVILKGVSGSGKSTLLSLMGGLSKPSSGEILINGQNISKLPDFMSSSIRHKELGFIFQSFNLIDGLSVEQNVMAPLSLLGLKKAEILTKIDNALNLANIAHKKEQLVSSLSGGEKQRCAVARALVMDPDIILADEPTANLDKENSLMFIQMMQKFKSLNKTLIVATHDLLFDELEFVDKRINMRDGEIL
- a CDS encoding ABC transporter permease; translated protein: MIGKNFINYAVILLKKERADHAFSFFIFSFIIFVLSSVLFISNSIQYDLVNGINTRPDIVVEALRGGKRDTMHDGYIYDFKQISGVSDAIGAVDGRYYFAQKRIWFNIVADNALGADEMVIGEGVKAAMNELYYEDVFNFLTEENLIPIKINKTAPHSTNIISSNTIYMHEDTAREVLSLDNAEYTKIFVSVANKNEISEVALKIMNLYPNTFAYTAEDSVADLKHIYYYKGGVFMVLYVVAMVAFFILLKNQISLVYGEKKREMAVLRSIGYAIKDIIALKFIQNFIVSFSAFLLGCALAYAYVFVFNAPLLREIFLGGDIQNFITFTPVIDFDILFLVFLFSVVPFLAFVIIPAWRVAISDMSEAIK
- a CDS encoding nitrous oxide reductase accessory protein NosL, with amino-acid sequence MKFGLFLVLFASLLYAQELPQEAANMEQIYKKGEQFYKQNCPRVSKRGVQNIEALKEKLAKICKNQDEQSINAAALYIWDAPKTIAQKLQKIEVPADARCPICGMLVAKNPNWAAMIEDGSQNLYFDGVKDLMKYYFKNGKKFERVFVSDYYKLHKIDAKSAFFVIGSNIYGPMGDELVPFEKESDAINFAKDHFGKAVLKFSDISEQMLTGL
- a CDS encoding tetratricopeptide repeat protein; the encoded protein is MANAGFIKDGMQAKESGDHMKLIEIYEKACKEEHKASGCYNLAVTYDEGTGGVTKDYAKALEYYKKACDGKFASACNNLAHMYESGRGVDQNFTMAVKFYEKACADNEGCASLGLLYANGAGVARDAKKAVELYTKSCNYGDMWGCNNLGYIYLNGIGESQDLNKSKNFYTIACSGGVGISCDALGLLYANGLGTDRDYKKAKENFEKSCNLGNNRGCNDLAILYAEGKGVAADNAKAKEFFKKACDMNLLEACENAKILDGISK
- the ccsA gene encoding cytochrome c biogenesis protein: MVKLFFSYKFVLLLLLALAVAAGVATFLESIYDTATAQIFVYEALWYEAVMLLLIVSLFGIIFRTKMWRRFGAFVVHFAFIVIAIGAFMTRYMGEEGVLHVREHEVSNEMISVKPYLQIEADGKIYEHYLKLAQIGDNSFEIAQPIDGNTLKVKFHSYEPSPKGKRGVLNLKVGFNDTNMQDISIKGGVGWVSEPKVIEQNGKQILIAWGSKIINLPFSIRLNDFMLERYPGSQSPSSYASAIEVERDGLKVMDFVVFMNNPLTFQGYKLFQSSYDKDERGTVLEVNRDPGKIPTYIGYFLLCVGFVANFFTPHSRFLKLSKFVKNSQLVLVFALLVFANLPTNASENDIQNFRQNTANHANGEFSTLLVQDYMGRIKPISTEASEIVSKMAGTNSLFGLSPEQVVLGMSIDPTLWQDLKIIKVKNNEIKKLLNLSQDEQFVSFNFMFDEQGRYKLDKEVEEANEKSASKRGTLENELIKFDERINIAYLTMKGVFFRFIPISGDPTNKWLSPNEAFANPSVSKEIKVILNDYLTGLNLGISQNEWQKADAALKGIKNYQQKNSSHILPEQGRVKAEVLYNKLGVFKNLVYFYLFLGLFALFAGFSEILAHKRFVFIKKSLFVLLLLGFIVHTLGLALRWYVSGHAPWSDSYESMVYIGWSAILAGLVFFRSSLLTISASCLLAAIVMLVAHLSFVNPQITNLVPVLKSYWLTLHVSIITASYGFLGLGCLLGLMGLTLMVLKNTKNSERINAQIRYITAINELSLIVGLSMLTVGNFFGGIWANESWGRYWGWDSKETWSYVSILVYAIVLHLRFVPKLNSVYIFCVASVFAYGSIIMTYFGVNFYLTGLHSYAAGQAPQVPNFIYALVLFIVSISILALKGKDIKTI
- the nrfD gene encoding NrfD/PsrC family molybdoenzyme membrane anchor subunit; translated protein: MNGAINFTETFSHGAVVWHWPIAVYLLLAGMSGGALIVAILIRYYKKQCEITPLFKGASLLSLVTILLGMVCLVADLDRPLLFWKILINYNFNSVMSIGVAALCIYIPLSFVMCLYAFEKELLGFGIFSGLIKFIMAIVNAIRPLVFVLTLIFAVAICAYTGFLISVLVRFPILNTAVLPALFVASGLSAGIAGSSIIAALFFGEDTHSSDMKTLHTIEWPVLVAEILLISMLFVSLIIGSDVQKAASVAFFDGFYAKMFWIGVMGVGFGLPLVLNFCLGKTFAHTRLAFYVSALASIVGVLMLRMFILYAGQTYSIL
- a CDS encoding 4Fe-4S dicluster domain-containing protein, translated to MAAATPSEPKKGTQEPKVEKKPHFGMIFDQNKCVGCTDCEVACVKTNIVPKGQMRLFVQDKTDPQNRMDKRFVRISCQQCEDAPCVNVCPTNACCKDEKTGIVTMKTDDCIACKYCIVACPYDVRFINHETKAAESCNFCLDTKIEKGEQPACVESCRYDALVFGDVNDEESQISKLLRIKDSLRMRPECGTKPSLRYIPAIKMGV
- a CDS encoding FKBP-type peptidyl-prolyl cis-trans isomerase, whose product is MRILNSFIAISFLASCVFGAELSTKEQKEAYSLGASTGGYLLKQINNHKALGVQTDTEIVVQGFLDAIKNQTKLTNDQVITLLNDRAEALNKAAQDLQKAELAKNKKESKEFLEKNAKNSKVKTTKSGLQYEILKDAKGDKPKPESIVLVNYKAYLPNGEVFEDTYKAGKASHLSLINIIEGLSEGLRLMSVGSKYKFVIPSELAYGDNGVEVIPGGSAVVFETELLKIFKPGELVEEAKKMSAEEVKSFHGVK
- a CDS encoding cytochrome c3 family protein; this encodes MKNLDKVLLGLAAGLSIFASSACAAEAGGHAHMQMTEAARGVIANPKGTLKDRGVVTLQDYIVEEQEMYNWLFKNHPIFTKYGGKVDGKIKVVDRGHEWLEEGHGKDLSKVSKREAGTGYSSMMYRIPAGSSLMFPNKFVGSEKCGECHPAQYEAWSRSRHSTTIRFPGEHPELNNNLTDPVFTEDTASILPKGITPDVIYATVGHLRTKFGFVDAWMLRGTYHVEGGMLKDGTGTITPGSNQWQRTWALNLTPETVKKIKKWVPEFPETLEEYGLNTGYVRGLASYAAKYKDTMNFQANASYCEVCHPFKFDFKTKEEFYAALGNPNELRKHTISKGVSCEECHGAGGHLDGATNFRISNCERCHQRFNWSPDLYKAHPLGKIAPDLALSSKFKSMGPGCGSEGSQSYFTAHYEKGMRCVTCHDPHDNTGLVTGDKNVKGLNYNSEQAYLSSFYTKPKIRKTCADCHQEQAYIAQRADTHKDNSCASCHMPFMMSCENFYAIQFQDQAGFDTQRRSHIWKIDVSADRKSMKAGDASKSPRDGKDWHFQRNEDGRNFVDLMWACARTSWADLDMVENKGCHSPVLSELKETLHFKSQKQAYEEVMGWQTPIKNGYTQVKIGIEGMYKILETTKLDATKKSRVYELIEKAQDTVDLLEKDGSWGMHGFKYTKQRLDAAKGYVEEAQRILNSKI